The DNA segment TTCCTGCAGCTCGGCCAGCTCCATGTCGAGCTGCTCGAACTTGGCTTCGGATTCGGCCCTGGCTTGCTGCTGCTCGGCTTCCTGCGCGGCGATTTCAGCCAGCTCGCCGGCGATCTGGGTGCTGCGCTGGTTGAAGCGCTCCTGCACCTCGGACAATTTCATTACCTCGATCTGCAAGCCATGCGCGGCCTGGGTCATGGCTTGCGCGCGCGTGCGGTATTCCTGCAGGCGTTGCGTTGCCTGCGTCAGGGCGGAATCGGCGCGCACTGCGCGTGTTTTTGCCTCGTCGGCCAGCATGTGCTGGGCGCGCAGCTGCTTGGTGATATTGTCGATTTCCTGCTGGCGCGCCAGCATGCCGTCCTGTTCCGAATCGGACGCATAGAAACGCACGCTGGTGCGGCTGACCACATGGCCCTGGCGCGTGACGAAATAGCCGCCGTTGGGCAGCCTGGCGCGGTCGAGGAAGGCGGCCGCGGCATCCTCTGCAACGAAGACGTTGTGCAGCCAGTCCTGCATCAGCGCGCGCAGGCCGGGGTCGTTCAGCTGCAGCAGCTCCAGCAGGGGCTTCAGGCCTGCCGGCGCCTCGCCCGTCACAGCGCCGGCAGCGGCATTGGCGCTGAACAGCGCGAGCTTGGCCGGCGGCGCGTCGTTGAAGAAGGCCTTGGCCCAGTCGAGGTTGGACATTTCCAGCGCCGAGGTGCGCTCTCGCAGGACCGATTCCAGCGCGGTCTCCCAGCCGGCATCGATGTGCAGCTTTTGCCACAGGCGCGGCAAGTCGCCCAGCTCATGCTTTTGCAGCCAGGGCTGCACCTTGCCCTGCGTCTGTACGTTTTCCTGCAATTGCTTCAGGGCGGAAAGGCGTGCTTCCAGCTGGGCGTTGGCCGCGGTTTCGGCATTGACCTGCGCCTGCGCCGCGCGGCGTTCTTCTTCCAGGCGGGGCTGCTGTTCCTGCGCCTCTTCCAGCAAATGCTGCGCCTCTTCCAGCGCCATCTGTTTTTCTTCCAGCTGCTCCTTCAAATTTGCCAGGTGCGTGCCGTCCGGCATGTTCATGCCGTTTTTTTCCTGCGACAGCCGCTCGCGGCGCACTGCCAGGCCCGACAGGATATTGGAGGCATTGCGCTGGTGCGCCGATTCCAGCTCGATCTGCTGCTGCACCTGCATGATCTTGCCGCGCGATTCCGTCGACCTGAGCTGCGCCTCGCGCCAGGCCTGCTCCAGCGCCGGCAAGCCTTCATGCTGCTGCTGCGCCACCATCTGCGCCTGCTCGACGCGCGCAGCCTGCTCTTCCAGCATCAGTTCGGCTTCCGCCAGTTCTTCCTGGTACTGGCTGCCCTGGCGCTGCCACTGGTCGCGCTGCGCGGTGAGCGAATTCAATTGCGATTGCAGGCGGCTGCGCGACTCGATGACAAACTTGATCTGCGCTTCCAGGCTGCCGATCTCGGAGTTGGTCTGGTACAGGTGTCCCTGCGCCTGGTGCATGCGGTCGCCGGCGCCGTAATGCGCCTGGCGCATGTGCTCCAGCTCGGTTTCCACATGGCGCAGCTTGGCAGTCTGTTCTTCCAGGTCGGTCTGGGCCTTTTCAATGTCGCGAAAGACTTTTTCCTGTTCGGCCTTGGCTTCGTTCTTGCGCAGCAGCCACAGGAGCTTTTGCTTTTCCACCTGGTCGGCCTGCAGTTCATGGAACTTGCGCGCCACCTCCGCCTGGCCTTCGAGCTTTTCCAGGTTGGCGTTCAGTTCGCGCAGGATATCTTCGACGCGGATCAGGTTTTCGCGGGTATCGTGCAGGCGGTTCTCGGTTTCGCGGCGGCGTTCCTTGTACTTGGACACGCCGGCGGCTTCTTCGAGGAATACGCGCAACTCTTCCGGGCGCGCCTCGATGATGCGCGAAATCATGCCCTGGCCGATGATGGCATAGGCGCGCGGACCAAGACCCGTGCCCAGGAAGATGTCCTGGATATCGCGGCGGCGCACTGCCTGGTTGTTGATGTAATACGTGGACGTGCCGTCGCGCGTCAGCGTGCGCTTGACGGCGATCTCGGCGAACTGGTTCCACTGGCCGGCGGCCCTGCCGTCGGCATTGTCGAACACCAGTTCGACCGAAGAGCGCCCGGCGGGCTTCCTGTGCGTGGAACCGTTGAAGATGACGTCCTGCATGGACTCGCCACGCAGTTCGGATGCTTTGGACTCGCCCAGCACCCAGCGCACGGCATCGATGATGTTGGATTTGCCGCAGCCGTTAGGCCCCACCACGCCAACCAGTTGCCCCGGCACCTGGAAATGGGTGGGATCCACGAAGGATTTAAAACCCGACAATTTAATGGATGTTAAACGCACGTTATCGACTTTATCCTGTGAATTTCGACAAAATGGCCGCATCCGACTACCAGCCCCGAGGTCGGGCGGGGCGATCCGGGCGGCGCACAGAGTGGCAATCATATCATTGAAGAAGCGGGCTTCTGCCATTTTGCCAAGCCTGCGCCCGGTTTGGCGGCAACATGAGCGGTATAATGTTGCACTTGTGTTCGCGCCCGCTTTTTATTGGCGTTTTATCATCAATTCATTCCCGCCGTCGCCGTGAATCCACTATTAGACAAGCTGCAACCCTACCCCTTCGAAAAACTGCGCAAGCTGTTTGCCGACGTGACGCCGAACCCGGCCTACCGTCCCATCAGCCTTGGCATCGGCGAGCCCAAGCACCCCACGCCGGCATTCATCCGCGACGCGCTGGCCGATAGCCTCGACGGCCTGGCTGCCTATCCTGCGACTGCCGGCAGCGAAGCCCTGCGTGCGACAATTGGCGCCTGGCTGGAGCGCCGCTACGGCTTGCCGAAACTGGATATCGCCACGCAAGTGCTGCCGGTCACGGGTTCGCGCGAGGCGCTGTTCGCGCTGGCCCAGACCGTGATCGATCCGCGCCGCGGCGACGCCCTGGTGGCTTGCCCGAACCCCTTCTACCAGATCTATGAAGGCGCCGCCTACCTGGCCGGCGCCGAGCCCTACTTCCTCAATTCCAACCCGGCGCGCAATTTCGCCCCGGATTACCAGAGCGTGCCGCCGCAAGTCTGGGAGCGCGTGCAATTGCTGTTCCTGTGCTCGCCGGGCAATCCGACCGGCGCCGTGCTGACGCTGGAGGACTGGAAGGCGCTGTTCGAACTGTCGGACCGCTATGGCTTCGTGATCGCCTCGGACGAATGCTATTCGGAGATCTATTTCAAGGACGAGCCGCCGCTGGGCGGCATGGAAGCCGCGCACAAGCTCGGCCGTACCGGTTACCCGCGCCTGATTTCCTTTTCCAGCCTGTCCAAACGCTCCAACGTGCCCGGCATGCGCTCGGGCTTCGTCGCCGGCGACGCCGACATCCTCAAGAAATTCCTGCTGTACCGCACTTACCACGGCAGCGCCATGGGGCCGGCGATCCAGTCGGCATCGGTCGTTGCCTGGGGCGACGAAACCCACGTGCAGGAAAACCGCACGCAGTACATCCGGAAGTTTCGCCAAGTTACGCCACTGCTGGCAGAAGTGCTGGACGTCGCCCTGCCCGACGCCGGCTTCTACCTGTGGGCCAGGGTGGACAAGCTGGCAAGCATCTCGGATGTCGACTTCGCCAAACGCCTGTATGCCGAATATAATGTGACGGTTTTGCCGGGCAGCTACCTCGCCCGCGAAGCGCACGGCATCAACCCGGGACAAAACCGCATCCGCATGGCGCTGGTCGCTGAAACTGCGGAATGCCTCGAAGCTGCGCAGCGCATCGTTGAATTCACCCGCAAGCTCGCGGCACACTGATTTTTCCACTATTGAACAAGACCGATACCAACATGACTCAGCAACTGCAAACCATCATTGACCAGGCCTGGGAAGACCGCGCCAGTTTCTCCCCGAAATCCGCTCCCGCCGAAGTGCGCGACGCCGTCGCCCACGTGCTGGGCGAACTGGACCAGGGCACACTGCGCGTCGCCGAGAAGATCGACGGCGCCTGGAACGTCAACCAGTGGATCAAGAAAGCCGTGCTGCTGTCGTTCCGCCTGGAAGACAATGTGCCGATGCCGGCCGGCGGCAACATGCAGTTCTACGACAAGGTGCCGACCAAGTTTGCCAACTACACCGCCGAAGATTTTGCCAAGGGCGGCTTCCGCGTGGTGCCGCCGGCAGTTGCCCGCCGCGGCAGCTTCATTGGCAAGAATGTCGTGCTGATGCCTTCCTACGTCAACATCGGCGCCTACGTCGATGAAGGCGCGATGGTCGATACCTGGGCCACCGTCGGCTCCTGTGCGCAGATCGGCAAGAACGTGCACCTGTCGGGTGGCGTCGGCATCGGCGGCGTGCTCGAACCGATGCAGGCCAACCCGACCATCATCGAAGACAACTGCTTCATCGGCGCCCGCTCGGAAGTCGTCGAAGGCGTGATCGTCGAGGAAAATTCGGTCATTTCGATGGGCGTGTACATCGGCCAGTCCACCAAGATCTATGACCGCGCCACCGGCGAAGTCACGTACGGCCGCGTGCCTGCCGGCTCGGTCGTGGTCTCCGGCAACCTGCCTTCGGCTGATGGCAAGTACAGCCTGTATTGCGCCGTGATCGTCAAGCGCGTCGATGCCAAGACCCGCGCCAAGACCGGCATTAACGAATTGCTGCGCGACGCGTAATGGTCGCGGGTGGCGCCGCGCAGCGTACGGCGTCACCCTTGCATTAACGGATTACCAGTTTGCCGCTGATTGCACTGAATAATTAAAAACACCAGGGAGAACACCATGGCAATGGACCGCTTGTTTCAGTTGATGCAGGAAAAATCCGCTTCCGACATGTTCATGGCGGTGAATTCGCCGATCCAGCTGAAGATCAATGGCAACCTGATTCCGATCAACCAGCAAAAGATCGACAATGGCGCGATCATGTCCCTGCTGGCCGAGGTGCTCTCGCCGTCCCAACTGGACGAACTGGACAAGAACAACGAGCTGAACCTGGGCATCCCGGTGCCGGGCATCGGCAGCTTCCGCCTGTCGGCGTTCCGCCAGCGCGGCACCATCTCGGCAGTCTTCCGCTACATCCCCGGCACCATTCCGGACCTCGACACCCTGCACCTGCCGCCTGCGCTGGCCGACATCATCAAGCAAAAGCGCGGCCTGATCCTGGTGGTCGGCGCGACCGGATCGGGCAAGTCTACCACCATCGCCTCGATGCTGGACCACCGCAATGCCAGCATGGCCGGCCATATCCTGACCCTGGAAGACCCGATTGAATTTCTCTTCAAGAACAAGAAATCCATCGTCAACCAGCGCGAAATCGGCGTCGATTCGAACAACCTGAACATTGCCTTGAAAAACGCGCTGCGCCAGGCCCCGGACTGCATCCTGGTCGGCGAAATCCGCGACAAGGAAACCATGTCGGCCGCCCTGGCCTATGCCCAGTCCGGTCACCTGGTGGTGTCGACGCTGCATGCCAACAACAGCTATCGGGCACTGAACCGCATCATCGGTTTCTTCCCGCTGGAAACCCGCCAGGCCATGCTGCAGGATCTGGCCTCGACCATCCTGGCAATCGTTTCGCAACGACTGGTGCCGGCCACCAACGGCAAGCGCATCCCTGCGGTCGAAGTGCTGATGAACACCCGCCACATCGCCGAACTGATCGAGGATGGTGAAATCGGCCAGATCAAGGAAGCCATGGAAAAAAGCATGTCGCCGGGCTCGCAAACCTTCGAGCAGGCGCTGGTTCATCTCATCAAGGAAGGCCTGGTCACGCAGGACGACGCGCTCGCCTATGCCGATTCCGCCACCAACCTCTATTGGCTCCTCAATAACGAGGATTCCGACAAGTCCATGCAGCAGGACGAGCACAAGGACGATGGCACCAGCTTCACCGAATTCACCCTGAACGTCTGAAACCATGAGCATTACCCTGTACGGCATTCCCAACTGCGACACCGTCAAGAAAGCCCGGACCTGGCTGGAGGCGCACGGCATCCCTTACAACTTTCACGATTTCAAGAAGGCTGGCCTGGCCGCCGACCTGGTATCCGGCTGGCTCAAGGATGTCGATTGGGAGACGCTGGTCAATCGCAAGGGCACAACCTGGCGCAACCTCGACTTGCAGCGCAAGGAAGCCATCGTCGATGTCGCCAGCGCCACCGCACTGATGCTCGATGCGCCCTCCATCGTCAAGCGCCCGGTGCTGGTCAAGGATGGCCGCGCCCATGTCGGCTTCGCCGACGCAAGCTATCAACAAATTTTCGAAAAGCCCTGATCCCATGAGCAAAACGCTCGCACTGACTGAAGAATTGATTACCCTGTCCTCCGTGACCCCGGAAGACAAGGGGTGCCAGGACCGCCTGGCGGAACTGCTTGCACCGCTGGGCTTCCAATGCGAAACCATCGCTTCGGGCGAAGTCACCAACCTGTGGGCACGCCGCGGCACTGCGCAACCTCTGCTGGTCTTCGCCGGACATACTGACGTTGTGCCGACCGGCCCGCTGGAGCAATGGACTTCGGCGCCTTTCGCGCCGACCCATCGCGACGGCAAGCTGTACGGGCGCGGCGCTGCCGACATGAAGACCTCGATCGCCGCCATGGTGGTCGCCGTCGAGGAATTCACCCAGGCGCACCCGGACCACAAAGGCTCGATCGCCTTTCTGATCACCAGCGACGAGGAAGGCCCGGCCACCGACGGCACCGTGGTGGTCTGCGACAAGCTGAAGGCGCGCGGCGAGCAGCTCGATTACTGCATCGTCGGCGAACCGACCTCGACGGCACAACTGGGCGACATGATCAAGAACGGCCGGCGCGGCAGCATGTCCGGCAAGCTGGTCATCAAGGGTATCCAGGGGCACATCGCCTACCCGCACCTGGCGCGCAACCCAATCCACCAGGCCGCGCCCGCGCTGGCAGAGCTGGCTGCGGAAAAATGGGACGACGGCAACGAGTACTACACGCCGACTTCCTGGCAAATGTCGAATATCCACGCCGGCACGGGCGCGACCAATGTCATTCCGGGCGACGTGGTGATCGATTTCAATTTCCGTTTTTCCACCGCCAGCACGGTCGAAGGCTTGCAGCAGCGCGTGCATGCCATCCTTGACCGCCACGGCCTGGAATACAGCCTGCAATGGACCGTCGGCGGCCTGCCCTTCCTGACCCCGCGCGGCACCCTCTCCGATGCGCTCGCCCGCGCCATCCGCGACGAAACCGGCCTGGACACGGAACTGTCGACCACCGGCGGCACGTCGGATGGCCGCTTCATCGCCCAGATCTGCCCGCAAGTCATCGAATGCGGCCCGCCCAATGGCAGCATCCACAAGATCGACGAGCATATCGAGCTGCGCTATATCGACCCGCTGAAAAACATCTACCGCAAGACGCTGGAAAACCTTTTGCTGTAAGTTCCGTCCAAGTCAGCAGTACCCTGCCACATTCCCGCTCCCTCATGGAGCGGGCGCACCAATAACTTACGCCATATCCATGACTCCCAACGACTTTTCCACCCTGCGCGACCTGTTGCGCTACGCCGTCAGCCGCTTCAATGACGCCGGCCTGTTCTTTGGCCATGGCAGCGCCAACGCCTTCGATGAAGCGGCCTACCTGCTGCTGTTCACACTCAAGCTGCCTCTGGACAAGCTCGATCCCTTCCTCGACGCGCGCCTGTTGCCCGAAGAAGTCGCGGGCGTGCTGCGCGTCATCGACCAGCGCGCCACCGAGCGCCTGCCGGCCGCCTACATCACCCGCGAAGCCTGGCTCGGCGACTACCGCTTCTATGTGGACGAGCGCGTGATCGTGCCGCGCTCCTTCATCGCCGAACTGATCCCCGACTACTTCTCCCCCTGGGTCGCCGTGGCCGACGAAGTCACCGACATCCTCGACCTGTGCACCGGCTCGGGCTGCCTGCCCGTCATGCTGGCCGACGCGTTCCAGAATGCCCAGGTCGACGCGGTCGATATCTCCAGCGACGCGCTCGTCGTCGCCCAGCGCAATGTCAGCGATTACGACCTGCAGGCCCGCATTACGCTCATCGAATCCGACCTGTACACGAAGTTGCCAGAGAAAAAATACGACATCATCGTCAGCAACCCGCCCTATGTAAACAGCGATTCGATGACGAAACTGCCGCGCGAATACATGCGCGAGCCGCAGCTTGCCCTGGCAGGCGGCGTGGATGGCATGGACCTGGTGCGCACGATCGTCGCCGGTGCCGCCGCGCGCCTGAAGCCCCAGGGCATCCTGGTGGTTGAAATCGGCAACGAGCGCGCGCATGCCGAAGCCGCTTTCCCGGATCTCGAACTGACCTGGCTGTCGACCTCGGCCGGCGACGACATGGTATTCCTGCTGACCAAAGAACAATTGCAGGCGAAGAAAAAGAAATGATCCGTTTTCAACAAGTCAGTCTCATGCGCGGCGTCAAGCCGCTGTTCGAATCCGCCGACGTCACCCTCAACCCGGGCGACAAGATCGGCCTGATCGGCTCCAACGGCGCCGGCAAGTCCAGCCTGTTTGCCATGCTGCGCGGCGAATTGCACGCCGACGCCGGCGAAATCGATTACCCGGCCAAATGGCGCGTCGCCTATGTTGCCCAGGAAACCCCGGCACTTGACCGTCCCGCCATCGAGTACGCAATCGATGGCGACACCACCCTGCGCCGGCTCGAGGATGAACTGGCCTTCCTGGAAAGCGAGCCGGAAAGCACCGCCAACGGCATCCTGATCGGCGAACTCTATAGTTCGCTGGCCGATGCCGATGCGTACACGGTGCGCTCACGCGCCGAACAGTTGCTGCTGGGCCTGGGCTTTTCGATGGCGCAGATGGACCAGCCCGTCGCCAGTTTTTCCGGCGGCTGGCGCATGCGCCTGAACCTCGCGCAGGCGCTGATGTGCCCGTCCGACCTGCTGCTGCTGGACGAGCCGACCAACCACCTGGATCTCGACGCCATCATCTGGCTGGAAGACTGGCTGAAGCGCTATGCCGGCACGCTGGTCATCATTTCGCATGACCGCGATTTCCTCGATGGCGTGGTGAATGTCATCGTGCATATCGACGAGCGCAAGTTGAAGCGCTACTCGGGCAATTATTCCGCCTTCGAGCGCCAGCGCGCCGCGCAAATGATCCTCGCGCAAGGCTTGATGGAAAAGCAGGCACGCCAGCGCGCCCACCTGCAATCCTTCATCGAGCGCTTCAAGGCCAAGGCCAGCAAGGCAAAACAGGCGCAAAGCCGCGTCAAGGCCCTGGCGCGGATGGAAGAGACTGCGATGCTGCGCGCCGACGCCGAGTTTTCGTTCGAATTCCGCGAACCGCTCTCCGCACCCAATCCGCTCCTGGTGATGGAAGACGTCAATGCCGGCTACCGCATCGAAAACGAGAAAGACTACAGCGTCACTGAAAAGACCATCGTTTCCGGCATCAATTTCTCTCTGCAAATCGGCCAGCGGATCGGCTTACTGGGGGTGAACGGCGCCGGCAAATCGACGCTGATCAAGACCATAGCCGGCGAACTGGCGCCGCTTTCCGGTGACGCCCATCTCGGCAAGGGCTTGAACATCGGCTATTTCGCCCAGCACCAGGTCGAGATGCTGCGCCATGACGAATCGCCGCTATGGCATCTGGTCAAAATCGCGCCGACCACGCGCGAACAGGAATTGCGCAATTTCCTCGGTAGCTTCAACTTTCCCGGCGACATGGTGACGGCCAAGATCGCACCATTTTCCGGCGGCGAAAAGGCCCGCCTGGCGCTGGCGCTGATCGTCTGGCAACGGCCCAACCTGCTGCTGCTGGATGAGCCGACCAACCACCTGGACCTGGAAACGCGCGAAGCCCTGACAGAGGCGCTGGCGCAGTTCGAAGGCACCCTGATGGTGGTATCGCATGACCGCCACCTGCTGCGCGCCACCACCGACCAGTTCATCATCGTTGCCGACGGCAAGCTGGAGCCTTTCGACGGTGACCTGGACGATTACAAGGATTGGCTGTTCAAGACCAAGCTGGCGAACGCCAGCAAGGACAAGGCAAACGCCGCCTCACTGCCTGCCGCCAGCAGCACTGCAAAGATTACCTCGCCGGTCGCGCCGGCGGCGTCCGGCGTCGACAAGCGCGAGCAGAAGCGCGCCGAGGCGGAAGACCGCCAGCGCCTGGCCACACTGAAAAAGCCGATCGAGTCCAGGCTGAAAAAACTGGAAGAACAGATCGCCAAGCGCACCGCGCAAAAGGCGGCGGTGGATGAGAAGCTGGCCGACCCGGAAATCTATGATGTCGCCAAGAAGAAGGAATTGAAAGCCTTGCTGACCGACCAGGCGTACTACGCCAAGGAACTGGAACAGCTCGAAGGGGAATGGCTGGAGCAGCAGGAAGCGCTCGAACAGGTATCGGTATCGGCGTAACGGCTGTTGCGCCGATACCTTTAGGCTGGATGATATTTTAGAGGGATCGTCCTTTACTTCTTCGGCTTGCTGATCTCATGGCCGATGACGCCACCGACGGCGGCGCCACCCACGGCGCCCGCCGTGCTCCCGCCCGTCAATACAGATCCGCCGACCGCACCGGCACCCGCCCCAATCACCGTATTGCGATCCTGGGTTGACATGCCGGAACAGCCCCCAAAGCCAATCAGCGCAGCGACAGCCATGGTGCTGAGCGCAAATTTCGGTATCGATTTCATGGAATCACCTCCTTCTGGAGCGTTGCGTTTCGGATGCGCAGATGCACACGCCGCCAGAACCTGCGGCGCACAGAGGCATTGCACATGAACATTGGATCCCTGTGAATCAGAAATGTTCAGTCGATGCATCTGTTTGTCAGTGCCTCGTAGCCTTGCCGCATTCTTTCCGCCTCACACTATCGGCCGGATGCATTCCGGCAGATTCATAACTCGACCTGTTCCAGGTATTCCGGCACCCGGCAGTTCCACTTGAGCTCTTCCTGGATACGCCGCCGCAGGGCGTCCGCAGCATCGGCTTCGCCATGGACGATGAATGTCTCTTTCGGCGCCTCCTCGAACCCCGCCAGCCAGTCCATGATGCCGTTGCAATCCGCATGGGCCGACAGGTTGTCGATCTGCGCCACCACCGCCCGCACCTGGACATAGCCGCCATGAATCTTGATCGTATCGGCGCCGGCCAGCATGGCAGCCCCACGCGTGCCGCCGGCCTGGTAGCCTGCGAACAGGATGGTGTTGCGGTGATCGGGTGCGAATGCCTTGAGGTGGTGGAGCACGCGCCCGCCGGTGGCCATGCCGCTGGCGGAAATGATGACCTTGGGTTGCTGCTTACGGTCGATTTCCATCGAATCCGCAACCGCGTTGACCAGCACGGCGCCCTGACACACGGCGCGCGACAGCGCCTGCGTCAGCTTGTGCTCGGCGTGATGACGGTGATAGATCCGCGTCGCGTCGCCCGCCATGGGGCTGTCCAGATAGACCGGCAGGCTGGCGGGAATCGAGCCGGCCTGCTTCAACTGGTAGATGTAGTACAGCAATTCCTGCGCACGGCCCACCGCGAAAGCCGGGATCACGACGACACCGCCGCGTGCAATCGTGGCACGGATGTGCTCGCCCAGCACCTCCATGGGATCGGCATTGCCGTGCAAGCGGTTGCCATAGGTCGATTCCACCAGCAGGTAATCGGTGCGCGCGATACGGGTCGGCGCCGGCATGATGGGATCGTCGGCGCGGCCCAGGTCGCCGGAAAAGGTGATGCTGCGCTTGTCGTGGCGAATGGTAACGATGGCGGCGCCAAGGATATGTCCGGCAGGATGGAGCTCGGCAGTAATGGCGTCAACGATGTCGGATGGCTTGCCGAATTCGAGCGGCGAGAAATACTTCAGCGCATGATGCGCGTCGTCTTCCGTGTACAAGGGCAAGGCCGGCGCATGTTTGGAAAAGCCATGGCGATTGGCAAAAGCGGCATCCTCTTCCTGCAGGTGGCCGCTGTCCGGCAAGAGAATCTTGCACAGGTCGTAAGTGGCGGCGCTGCAATAGATCTTGCCACGAAAACCCTGCCGCACCAGCAGCGGCAGGTAGCCGCTGTGATCCAGGTGCGCATGCGTCAGCACCACCGCATCCACTTCGGCGGGCGGCACCGGCAGTGGCGACCAGTTGCGCAGGCGCAGTTGCTTGTAGCCCTGGAACAGGCCGCAATCGACCAGGATCTGCGCACCGCCCGCATGCAGCAGGTATTTGGAACCGGTCACGGTGCCGGTGGCGCCGAGAAACTGAATACGCATCTTCGTCCTCCTCCAGTGCGCCGCGCCGCCGCTGGTGATCCGCGGCCGGCGCAACTGTTCCATTGCAAGACATGTAAACAATTCTAGCCTGCCACCTTGTTTTTAGCGAAAGGAATTAGCGGCCGGCCTCGAATCGTGATAAAAATGCCATCCGTAGCGATTTCCCCATTGTCGACAGCACCATGCAGAAAACACTTAACATCATCGGCGCCGGCAAGCTCGGCCAGGCACTCGGAAGATTGTGGTTCGACAGCGCCACCTTCCGCCTGCATGATGTCCTCAACCGGTCGCTCGCCAGCGCGCAGCGCGCAGCGGAATTCATCGGCGCCGGCAAGGCCATCGACAACCGGTCGGAATTGCGCCCTGCGGATGTATATCTGATCGCCACGCCTGACGACCGGATTGCCGCGAGCTGTGACGCACTGGCGCAATCCGGCCTGCTTCATAGCGGCAGCATCGTCTTCCATTGCAGCGGCGCGCTGCCGTCATCGGTCTTGCAGGCGGCTGCCGGGCGGGGTGCGGCGGTAGCATCCATTCACCCGATTCGCAGTTTCGCCGCCCCTGCCGAGGTCGTGAAAAGCTTCGCAGGCACCTGGTGCGGCATGGAAGGCGATGCGCG comes from the Janthinobacterium sp. 17J80-10 genome and includes:
- a CDS encoding Rossmann-like and DUF2520 domain-containing protein — protein: MQKTLNIIGAGKLGQALGRLWFDSATFRLHDVLNRSLASAQRAAEFIGAGKAIDNRSELRPADVYLIATPDDRIAASCDALAQSGLLHSGSIVFHCSGALPSSVLQAAAGRGAAVASIHPIRSFAAPAEVVKSFAGTWCGMEGDARALALLAPAFTAIGAHTVPIRADAKIHYHAGAVFASNYLVTLLDVARQSYMRAGIAPDVALLMIAPLVRETVDNVFRLGPEGALTGPIARGDIATAERQRQAVTAADPAHGEIYALFMQLTRELAARRQPVQN
- a CDS encoding MBL fold metallo-hydrolase — translated: MRIQFLGATGTVTGSKYLLHAGGAQILVDCGLFQGYKQLRLRNWSPLPVPPAEVDAVVLTHAHLDHSGYLPLLVRQGFRGKIYCSAATYDLCKILLPDSGHLQEEDAAFANRHGFSKHAPALPLYTEDDAHHALKYFSPLEFGKPSDIVDAITAELHPAGHILGAAIVTIRHDKRSITFSGDLGRADDPIMPAPTRIARTDYLLVESTYGNRLHGNADPMEVLGEHIRATIARGGVVVIPAFAVGRAQELLYYIYQLKQAGSIPASLPVYLDSPMAGDATRIYHRHHAEHKLTQALSRAVCQGAVLVNAVADSMEIDRKQQPKVIISASGMATGGRVLHHLKAFAPDHRNTILFAGYQAGGTRGAAMLAGADTIKIHGGYVQVRAVVAQIDNLSAHADCNGIMDWLAGFEEAPKETFIVHGEADAADALRRRIQEELKWNCRVPEYLEQVEL
- the prmB gene encoding 50S ribosomal protein L3 N(5)-glutamine methyltransferase, yielding MTPNDFSTLRDLLRYAVSRFNDAGLFFGHGSANAFDEAAYLLLFTLKLPLDKLDPFLDARLLPEEVAGVLRVIDQRATERLPAAYITREAWLGDYRFYVDERVIVPRSFIAELIPDYFSPWVAVADEVTDILDLCTGSGCLPVMLADAFQNAQVDAVDISSDALVVAQRNVSDYDLQARITLIESDLYTKLPEKKYDIIVSNPPYVNSDSMTKLPREYMREPQLALAGGVDGMDLVRTIVAGAAARLKPQGILVVEIGNERAHAEAAFPDLELTWLSTSAGDDMVFLLTKEQLQAKKKK
- a CDS encoding glycine zipper 2TM domain-containing protein, which gives rise to MKSIPKFALSTMAVAALIGFGGCSGMSTQDRNTVIGAGAGAVGGSVLTGGSTAGAVGGAAVGGVIGHEISKPKK
- a CDS encoding ATP-binding cassette domain-containing protein, with translation MIRFQQVSLMRGVKPLFESADVTLNPGDKIGLIGSNGAGKSSLFAMLRGELHADAGEIDYPAKWRVAYVAQETPALDRPAIEYAIDGDTTLRRLEDELAFLESEPESTANGILIGELYSSLADADAYTVRSRAEQLLLGLGFSMAQMDQPVASFSGGWRMRLNLAQALMCPSDLLLLDEPTNHLDLDAIIWLEDWLKRYAGTLVIISHDRDFLDGVVNVIVHIDERKLKRYSGNYSAFERQRAAQMILAQGLMEKQARQRAHLQSFIERFKAKASKAKQAQSRVKALARMEETAMLRADAEFSFEFREPLSAPNPLLVMEDVNAGYRIENEKDYSVTEKTIVSGINFSLQIGQRIGLLGVNGAGKSTLIKTIAGELAPLSGDAHLGKGLNIGYFAQHQVEMLRHDESPLWHLVKIAPTTREQELRNFLGSFNFPGDMVTAKIAPFSGGEKARLALALIVWQRPNLLLLDEPTNHLDLETREALTEALAQFEGTLMVVSHDRHLLRATTDQFIIVADGKLEPFDGDLDDYKDWLFKTKLANASKDKANAASLPAASSTAKITSPVAPAASGVDKREQKRAEAEDRQRLATLKKPIESRLKKLEEQIAKRTAQKAAVDEKLADPEIYDVAKKKELKALLTDQAYYAKELEQLEGEWLEQQEALEQVSVSA